The Salvia splendens isolate huo1 chromosome 21, SspV2, whole genome shotgun sequence genome includes a window with the following:
- the LOC121784836 gene encoding serine/threonine protein phosphatase 2A 57 kDa regulatory subunit B' kappa isoform-like, with the protein MWKQILGKVPRKSQKSDSDSPRNPSPGLNSSSAGGPAAKKASAAVFPACVIAGIKPLLAFKDVPSSEKMNLFISKLSLCCVVFDFTDPMKNVQEKELKRATLLELLDFVSQSPPKFTEPAILASCKMCSVNLFRVFPPSTRSSSSSSGENDNDDEPTFDLAWSHLQIVYDFLLKFVTSPSLETKVAKKYINCTFILRIIDLFDSEDPRERDCLKAILHRVYGKFMVHRPFIRKCMNSVFYRFVFETEKHNGIAELLEIFGSVITGFALPLKEEHKIFLSRVLIPLHKPKSLAVYFQQLSYCVSQFIEKEPKLAGCVIKGLLKYWPVTNSQKEVMFLGQLEEILEIINMAEFQKVMVPLFWRLGHCINSYHFQVAERALFLWNNDQVVNLIAHNRQLIVPIVFPALERNAEHHWNQAVLNLTLNVKRMLAEMDDALIVACIANYKEDQARKKSEVERRKEVWERLENAASLLPVTGRTAVLVSLV; encoded by the exons ATGTGGAAACAAATACTTGGTAAAGTGCCTCGGAAATCCCAGAAATCAGATTCTGATTCTCCAAGAAACCCTAGCCCGGGGCTGAATTCGTCATCTGCTGGCGGCCCTGCTGCGAAAAAAGCTTCAGCCGCAGTCTTTCCGGCCTGTGTGATTGCTGGAATCAAGCCGTTGCTAGCCTTCAAGGACGTTCCGAGCTCGGAGAAGATGAATCTTTTCATAAGTAAGCTGAGCCTCTGCTGTGTAGTGTTTGATTTCACTGATCCCATGAAGAATGTTCAAGAAAAGGAGCTTAAACGAGCCACATTGCTCGAGCTGCTTGATTTTGTATCACAGAGCCCCCCAAAATTCACAGAGCCCGCGATTTTAGCTTCTTGCAAGATGTGCTCAGTTAACTTGTTTCGTGTTTTCCCACCTAGTACTCGGTCTAGTAGCTCGAGTTCAGGTGAGAATGACAATGATGACGAGCCAACATTTGATCTGGCCTGGTCACACTtacagatagtgtatgatttcCTGCTCAAGTTTGTGACTTCACCCTCTTTGGAAACCAAAGTCGCCAAGAAGTATATCAATTGCACCTTTATTCTGAGAATCATTGACTTGTTTGATTCAGAGGATCCCCGGGAAAGGGACTGTTTGAAGGCGATTCTTCATAGGGTATATGGGAAGTTTATGGTTCATCGGCCGTTTATAAGGAAGTGTATGAACAGTGTGTTCTACAGATTCGTGTTTGAGACGGAGAAACATAATGGTATTGCAGAGTTGTTAGAGATTTTTGGGAGTGTGATCACCGGATTCGCTCTGCCTCTAAAGGAGGAACACAAGATCTTTCTTTCAAGGGTACTGATTCCTCTGCACAAGCCAAAGTCACTGGCGGTTTACTTTCAGCAGCTGTCATATTGTGTGAGCCAGTTTATTGAGAAGGAGCCGAAGCTGGCTGGTTGTGTGATTAAGGGGCTTTTGAAATATTGGCCCGTCACGAATAGCCAGAAGGAGGTGATGTTTTTGGGTCAGTTGGAGGAGATTCTTGAAATAATTAACATGGCCGAGTTTCAAAAGGTCATGGTTCCTCTGTTTTGGCGTCTTGGGCACTGCATTAATAGCTACCATTTTCAG GTAGCCGAAAGGGCTCTTTTCCTGTGGAACAACGATCAAGTCGTGAACCTAATCGCGCACAACCGGCAACTCATTGTGCCAATAGTGTTCCCAGCTCTGGAAAGAAACGCTGAGCACCACTGGAACCAGGCTGTCCTGAACTTGACTCTAAACGTGAAACGGATGCTGGCAGAGATGGACGACGCGTTGATTGTGGCCTGCATTGCAAATTACAAGGAAGACCAAGCGCGCAAAAAGTCAGAGGTGGAGAGACGTAAGGAAGTGTGGGAGCGTCTGGAGAATGCCGCGAGTCTCCTGCCGGTGACGGGTAGGACTGCAGTTCTGGTAAGCTTGGTGTAG